The following proteins come from a genomic window of Xiphophorus couchianus chromosome 19, X_couchianus-1.0, whole genome shotgun sequence:
- the LOC114134721 gene encoding inositol-3-phosphate synthase 1-A has translation MSASIHVNSPNVKYTDTHIEAHYSYQTTSVRQEGNRVTVTPRSTEMTFRTQRRVPRLGVMLVGWGGNNGTTVTAAVLANKLGLTWRTKNGEKKANYYGSLLQASTVCLGSGLEGEVNVPFRDLLPMVHPNDIVFDGWDISSLDLGRAMERAQALDWSLQEQLRPYMSSLKPRPSIYIPEFIAANQESRADNVLTGTMVEQMEQIRADIRDFRRSSGVDKVIVLWTANTERFCDIVPGVSDSAKNLLAGIQAGAAEISPSTLFAVASILEDCAYINGSPQNTFVPGAIELAIQRGVFIGGDDFKSGQTKIKSVLVDFLVSAGIKPTSIVSYNHLGNNDGKNLSAPQQFRSKEISKSNVVNDMVQSNPVLYKPGEKPDHCVVIKYVPYVGDSKRAMDEYTSEIMMGGLNTIALHNTCEDSLLASPIILDLVILTELCQRVTVRPQGEEDFQSFHSVLALLSFLCKAPLVPSGTPVINAFFRQRACIENIMRACLGLPPQNHMLLEHKLQRNFLTAHSTYINNDVATLKKAALANGNHTPVPLKNGIYTHESDMACAM, from the exons ATGTCCGCGAGCATTCACGTTAACAGCCCCAATGTGAAGTACACAGACACGCACATCGAGGCGCATTACTCCTACCAAACCACCTCTGTGCGTCAGGAGGGGAACAGAGTAACG GTGACCCCCCGCAGCACCGAGATGACGTTCCGCACCCAGCGGCGCGTTCCCCGGCTGGGCGTGATGCTGGTGGGCTGGGGAGGAAACAACGGAACCACCGTCACCGCCGCTGTCCTGGCCAACAAGCTGGGTCTCACCTGGAGGACCAAGAACGGAGAAAAG AAAGCAAACTACTATGGCTCCCTGCTACAGGCGTCCACTGTATGTCTGGGGTCAGGGCTGGAGGGAGAGGTCAATGTGCCATTCCGTGACCTGCTGCCCATGGTGCACCCTAATGACATTGTCTTTGATG GTTGGGACATCTCCTCACTGGATCTGGGCAGAGCAATGGAGCGAGCGCAGGCGCTGGACTGGTCCCTGCAGGAGCAGCTGCGACCATACATGAGCAGCCTCAAACCAAGGCCTTCCATTTATATACCCGAATTTATTGCAGCGAACCAGGAGAGTCGGGCTGACAACGTCCTCACTGGCACCATGGTGGAGCAG ATGGAGCAAATCAGAGCTGACATTAGAGACTTCCGTCGGTCCAGCGGCGTGGACAAAGTCATAGTTCTGTGGACGGCCAACACGGAGCGCTTCTGTGATATCGTTCCGGGGGTCAGTGACTCAGCCAAGAACCTGCTGGCTGGAATCCAG gctggagctgcagagatttctCCCTCCACTCTCTTTGCCGTGGCCAGCATTCTGGAGGACTGCGCCTACATCAACGGCTCTCCACAGAACACCTTCGTCCCCGGGGCCATAGAGCTGGCCATACAGAGAGGCGTGTTCATCGGTGGCGACGACTTTAAGTCCGGCCAGACCAAAATCAAGTCAGTTCTGGTGGACTTCCTGGTCAGTGCAGGCATCAAG CCTACGTCCATCGTCAGCTACAATCACCTCGGCAACAATGACGGGAAGAACCTGTCTGCCCCTCAGCAGTTCCGCTCCAAGGAGATCTCCAAGAGCAACGTGGTGAACGACATGGTCCAGTCCAATCCTGTGCTGTATAAGCCTGGGGAGAAACCTGACCACTGT GTGGTGATTAAATATGTCCCATATGTGGGAGACAGCAAGCGTGCCATGGATGAGTACACATCCGAAATAATGATGGGCGGGCTCAACACCATCGCGCTCCACAACACCTGTGAG GACTCGCTCCTGGCCAGCCCGATCATCCTGGACCTGGTTATCCTGACTGAGCTTTGCCAGCGAGTGACAGTCAGGCCTCAGGGAGAGGAGGACTTCCAGTCCTTCCACAGCGTCCTCGCTCTGCTCTCCTTCCTCTGCAAGGCCCCCCTGGTCCCATCAGGGACTCCTGTCATCAATGCCTTTTTCCGCCAGAGAGCCTGCATAGAAAACATTATGAG AGCGTGCCTTGGTCTTCCTCCCCAGAACCACATGCTGCTGGAGCAcaagctgcagagaaacttccTGACGGCACACTCAACCTACATCAACAACGATGTGGCCACACTAAAAAAAGCCGCCCTCGCCAATGGGAACCATACCCCTGTACCACTGAAAAACGGCATCTACACACACGAGAGCGACATGGCTTGCGCTATGTAA